The Narcine bancroftii isolate sNarBan1 chromosome 8, sNarBan1.hap1, whole genome shotgun sequence region ctcctggcccggcctccccggtggtcctggcccggcctccccggtgctcctggcccagCCTCCCCATTACACCAGGCCCTGCGTCCCCAgttctccaggcccagcctcaccagtactccaggctaaACTCCACTAGTACTTCAGGCCCGGCGTCACTAGTGCTCCTGGACCAGCCTCACGAGTTCCCTAGGCCAAGCCACATTGGTACTCCAGTATCAGCCTCACCAGAACTCCAGACCTTGCCCTTCTAGTCATCCTGACTCACCCTCACCTGATCTCCAGTCCCAGATACACCAGTACTCCACGCCCAGCCTCACCAGcattccaggcccagcctcaaTAGTACTCCAGACCGTCTCactagtactccaggcccagtctCACTAGTATTCCAGGCCTATTTCACTCGCACTACATGTGAAGCCTCACCAGAACTCCAGGCCCAGCTTCACTAGTACTTCATACCCAGCATCAAGAGCAATCCAGGCCATTCTCACTAGTtcccaggcccagcctcaccagtactccaggccaagCTCCACTGTCCTTCAGGCCACGCTTCACCAGTACTCTAGTCCCAGCTCCCCTCATACTTCTGGCCAGCTACACTAAAATTCCAGGACTCGCCACACCAGTTTTCTAGACCCAGCTTCATTAGTACTCCAGTATCAGCCTCAGCAGAACTCCAGGCCTTGCCCCTCTAGTCATCCAGGCTCACGCTCACCTGATCTCCAGTCCCAGCTTCACCAGTACACGTGACCCAGCCTCATTAGTGCTCCAGGCCTGGCCACTCTAGTACTATAAGTCCAGCCTGACCAGTACTCAAGGCGCAGCATTACAAATCCTCCAGAACAAACATCAAAAGTACACTAGGCATAGATTCATTAGATCTTCAGGCACGGCGTCAGCAGTAGTCCAGGCTCTGCATAAGTAGTACACCAAGCCCAGTCCCACGAGTACTCCCCTCGCCGGTGCTCCTGGCacggcctccccggtgctcctggcccgggctctccggtgctcctggcccggcctccccggtgctcctggcccggcctccctggtactcctggcccagcctccccagcacTTCAGGaccagcctccccagtactccaggcccagccaccCCAGTATTCCAGgcacagcctcaccagtactacAGGCCCAGCCttcccagtactccaggcccagcctcaccagaacTCCTGGCCCAGCTTCAGCAGTACTCCAGtattccaggcccagcctcaccagtaatcCAGGCCAAGACTTACCAGAACTCCCGCGcgagcctcaccagtactccacgCCCAGCCTCACCCGTACTTCAGGTCCAgcttcaccagtactccaggagcagcctcaccagtactccaggacaGGCcacaccagtactccaggcccagcctcaccagtactccaggcccagcctcaccagtactccaggcccagcctccccagtattCCAGACGCAGCCTCACAGGTACTCCagtcccagcctcaccagtactcctggcccagcctcaccagtagtCCAGGCGCAGCCTCCACAGTACTCAAGGCCCAGCGTCACCagcactccaggcccagcctccccactATTCCAGGCCCCGCCTCAACAGTACTCTAGGCCCAGCCCCACCAGTACTCCTggcgcagcctcaccagtactccaggcccagccttaCCAGAACCCCAGcgccagcctcaccagtactccaggcccagtctcaccagtactccaggtccagcctcaccagtacaccAGGACCAgcatcaccagtactccaggcccagcctcaccagtacaccaggcccagcctccccagtactccaggcccagcctccccagtactccaggcccagcctccccagtactccaggcccagcctcaccagtactccaggcccagcctccccagtaccCCAGGCCCAGCCTCCGCAGTACTCCAGGGTCAGCCTCACCAGTAcaccaggcccagcctccccagcacTCCAGTCCCAGCCTCCCCaggactccaggcccagcctccccagcactccaggcccagcctctccAGCACTCCAGGTCCCGCCtacccagtactccaggcccagcctatCCAGTACTCCAAGTCCAGCTTCCCCGGTACTCTTGGCACAGCCTCACCAGTAATCCagtcccagcctcaccagtactccaggcccagcctcccctgtactccaggcccagcctcaccagtactccaggcccggCCTCACATGAACTCATGGCCCGGCATCACCTGTGCTCCTAGCGCGGCCTCgtcggtgctcctggcccggcctcgccggtgctcctggcccggcctccccgctgctcctggcccggcctcgccggtgctcctggcccggcctccctgctgctcctggcccggcctcgcgGGTGCTCCTGGCCCATCATCGcgggtgctcctggcccggcctccccggtgctcctggcccggcctccccggtgctcctggcccagCCTCCACAGTACACCAGGCCCTGCGTCCCCAGTTCTCCAggaccagcctcaccagtactccaggctaaACTCCACTAGTACTTCAGGCCCGGCGTCACTAGTGCTCCTGGACCAGCCTCACGAGTTCCCTAGGCCAAGCCACATTGGTACTCCAGTAGCAGCCTCACCAGAACTGCAGACCTTGCCCTTCTAGTCATCCTGACTCACCCTCACCTGATCTCCAGTCCCAGATTCACCAGTACTCCACGCCCAGCCTCACCAGcattccaggcccagcctcactaGTACTCCAGACTCTCactagtactccaggcccagtctCACTAGTATTCCAGGCCTATTTCACTCGCACTACATGTGAAGCCTCACCAGAACTCCAGGCCCAGCTTCACTAGTACTTCATACCCAGCATCAAGAGCAATCCAGGCCATTCTCACGTGTTccccaggcccagcctcaccagtactccactGTCGTTCAGGCCAGGCTTCACCAATACTCTAGTCCCAGCTCCCCTCATACTTCTGGCCAGCTACACTAAAATTCCAGGACTCGCCACACCAGTTTTCTAGACCCAGCTTCATTAATACTCCAGTATCAGCCTCATCAGAACTCCAGGCCTTGCCCCTCTCGTCATCCAGGCTCACGCTCACCTGATCTCCAGTCCCAGCTTCACCAGTACACGTGGCCCAGCCTCATTAGTGCTCCAGGCCTGGCCACTCTAGTACTATACGTCCAGCCTGACCAGGACTCAAGGAGCAGCATTACAAATCCTCCAGAACAAACATCACAAGTACACTAGGCATAGATTCATTAGAACTTCAGGCACGGCGTCAGCAGTAGTCCAGGCTCTGCATCAGTAGTACACCAAGCCCAGTCCCACGAGTACTCCTGGTGAGGCCACCCCGGTGCTCCTGGCATGGCCTCGCCGGTGCTCCTGGCACGGCCTCCCCGGTGcccctggcccggcctccccggtgcCCCTGGCCCGGCCTTTACGGTGCTactggcccggcctccccggtgctcctggcccggcctccacggtgctcctggcccggcctccccggtgctcctggtTCGGCCTCCCTGGTACTCCTGGCCCAACCTCCCCAGCACTTCAGGACCAGtctccccagtactccaggcccagccaccCCAGtattccaggcccagcctcaccagtactacAGGCCCAGCCTTCCCAGTACTCCAGGTCCAGCCTCACCAGAACTCCTGGCCCAGCTTCACCAGTActccagtactccaggcccagcctcaacAATAATCCAAGCCCAGCCTCACCAGAACTCCCGCGcgagcctcaccagtactccaggcccagccatCACCAGTACTTCAGGTCCAGCCTCACCAGTAATCCAGGACCAGCCTCAGCAGTACTCCAGGACAaacctcaccagtactccaggcccagcctcaccaatactcaaggcccagcctccccagtattCCAGACGCAGCCTCACAAGTACTCCagtcccagcctcaccagtagtcctggcccagcctcaccagtagtCCAGGCGCAGCCTCCACAGGACTCCAGGCCCAGCGTCACCagcactccaggcccagcctccccactATTCCAGGCCccgcctcaccagtactccaggcccagcctcaccagtactcctggcCATGCCTCACCAGTTCTCTAGGGCCAGCCTCacaagtactccaggcccagcctcaccagtactccaggcccagcctcaccagtactccagggccatcctcaccagtactccaggcccagcctcaccagtactccaggaccagcctcaccagtactccaggcccagcctccccagtaccCCAGGCCCAGCCTCCGCAGTACTCCAGGGTCAGCCTCACCAGTACACCAGGCCCAGCCttaccagtactccaggcccagcctccccagtaccCCAGGCCCAGCCTCTGCAGTACTCCAGGGTCAGCCTCACCAGTAcaccaggcccagcctccccagcacTCCAATCCCAGCCTCCCCAGGACTCCAGGTCCGGCCT contains the following coding sequences:
- the LOC138742012 gene encoding proline-rich protein 36-like yields the protein MARPPRCYWPGLHVSPGPASPVLLAHPRGCSWPGLPGGPGPASPVLLAQPPHYTRPCVPSSPGPASPYQPHQNSRPCPSSHPDSPSPDLQSQIHQYSTPSLTSIPGPASIVLQTVSLYTKPSPTSTPLAGAPGTASPVLLARALRCSWPGLPGAPGPASLVLLAQPPQHFRTSLPSTPGPATPVFQAQPHQYYRPSLPSTPGPASPELLAQLQQYSSIPGPASPVIQAKTYQNSRASLTSTPRPASPVLQVQLHQYSRSSLTSTPGQATPVLQAQPHQYSRPSLTSTPGPASPVFQTQPHRYSSPSLTSTPGPASPVVQAQPPQYSRPSVTSTPGPASPLFQAPPQQYSRPSPTSTPGAASPVLQAQPYQNPSASLTSTPGPVSPVLQVQPHQYTRTSITSPASPVLQAQPHQYSRPSLPSTPGPASAVLQGQPHQYTRPSLPSTPVPASPGLQAQPPQHSRPSLSSTPGPAYPVLQAQPIQYSKSSFPGTLGTASPVIQSQPHQYSRPSLPCTPGPASPVLQARPHMNSWPGITCAPSAASSVLLARPRRCSWPGLPAAPGPASPVLLARPPCCSWPGLAGAPGPSSRVLLARPPRCSWPGLPGAPGPASTVHQALRPQFSRTSLTSSRSPDLQSQLHQYTWPSLISAPGLATLVLYVQPDQDSRSSITNPPEQTSQYTKPSPTSTPGEATPVLLAWPRRCSWHGLPGAPGPASPVPLARPLRCYWPGLPGAPGPASTVLLARPPRCSWFGLPGTPGPTSPALQDQSPQYSRPSHPSIPGPASPVLQAQPSQYSRSSLTRTPGPASPVLQYSRPSLNNNPSPASPELPREPHQYSRPSHHQYFRSSLTSNPGPASAVLQDKPHQYSRPSLTNTQGPASPVFQTQPHKYSSPSLTSSPGPASPVVQAQPPQDSRPSVTSTPGPASPLFQGQPHKYSRPSLTSTPGPASPVLQGHPHQYSRPSLTSTPGPASPVLQAQPPQYPRPSLRSTPGSASPVHQAQPYQYSRPSLPSTPGPASAVLQGQPHQYTRPSLPSTPIPASPGLQVRPPQHSRPSLPSTPGPAYPLLQAQPIQYSRSSFPGTLGTASPVIQSQPHQYSRPSLPCTPGPASPVLQARPHMNSWPGIPCTPSAASSVLLSRPRRCSWPCLPAAPGPALPVLLAWPPCCSWPGLAGAPGPSSRVLLAHPRGCSWPGLPGAPGPASPVLLAQPPYHPDSPSPDLQSQIHQYSTPSLTSIPGFIQAHAHLISSPSFTSTRDPASLVLQAWPLYTPSPVPRVLLVRPPRCSWHGLAGAPGPASPVPLARPPRCPWPGLPGAPGPASTFLLARPLRCYWPGLPGAPGPASTVLLARPPRCSWFGLPGTPGPTSPALQDQSPQYSRPSHPSIPGPASPVLQAQPSQYSRSSLTRTPGPASPVLQYSRPSLNNNPSPASPELPREPHQYSRPSHHQYFRSSLTSNPGPASAVLQDKPHQYSRPSLTNTQGPASPVLQTQPHKYSSPSLTSSPGPASPVVQAQPPQDSRPRVTSTPDPAFPVLQAQPPQPIFTSTPGPASPELQAQPHQYSRPSLASNPGPASPVLLGLPLQFSRASFTSTPGPASPVLQAQPPLSTRPIFTSTPGPASPVHQAQPQQYSRPSLTSTPGPSSPVLQAHPPQYSRLSLPCPPGPSIPVLQCEPHQYSRPSLTSTPGPALPVIQAQPHQYSRASLTNSLGPASQVLQVQPHQYSRSSLTSNPGPASPVLHVQPHQYSRSSLTNTPGPASPVLQAQTHQYFRPSLTSTPGPGSPVFQVQPHQYSRPRLTSTPGPASPVLQAQPPQYSRTSVTSAPGPASPVFQAQLHQYSRPSLTSTPGPASPVHQAQPHHYSRPISLALHVKPPQHSRPSLPSTPVPASTGLQAQPSQHSRPSLPSTPGPAYPVIQAQPHQYSKPSLPCTPGPTSPGPASHELMARPPLCS